CGAGATATGTGCTCgattctcatcctcacctAATGCCTGCAGTAATACATCTCAAATGCGTCTGCCATCCCTAAAGCGCAGCCTGCTCACTCCCCTTGTCCACCACACCCCCTCTGATCACCTCCGCCTCTGTGACTTGACCGAAGAACCTCGGGGTCCTATccgcttctcttctcccgcGAGATTGACGACCCAAAGCTCCTCTCGCTAATCCAAGACCGGTATTGGCGACTGACATGCCGGATAACCGTTCGCCAGCATGAAGGGCTCGACCGCTTTTAGGCGCATTGCGACTaaaggatgatgagattAGGAGTTGATTCGTCAGCTGCCTTGACCAATTCATCGGCATTGGTGTAGTCCGCAGATAAGCAAGACAAACAACAGTACAGGTGATTGTGACATGCTGAAAGGTATACGGACTGGAtccgcactcacctgggCGGTCTGTAAGCAGGCGTTTGGGGATCGACCACTGGAACGCGAAGTCCACCATAAGCCGATTCTTCCGCTTGAAGGTAGTCCTGCAGAACCCCGCGATATCAGCGTTTTTTCCTCCGCAACGTTGTGGATGAGGCTGAATTGTTTTCACTGACCGCATATTCCCTAGCTTTCGCCTTGAACACCGCTTGCTCTTCTGCACTCCTGAATCTCAATGTCCTCTCGACTTCTTGCCTAGTCTTTTCTCCTAACCCCTCCCAGCCCTCACTGATACCTTCCAGACTGCCCTTTCGTTCTAGCACTTCCAGACTCTCTTTACCGACCGTCCTAGCAAGTAATTCAAACTTGAGATCCCGCGGACCATCCACTAGACACACAATGGCATGCGGCGCGTTGTCGCCTTGCCGTCTGCCGAACTTGTGGATCCGGGTATACCCTCCCGGTCGCGCAGCGTATCGTTTTGAAAGTGTTTTGAACACTTTGGGAAGGAGTGAGGTGGGCGGGGTGAATGTCTCGGGATCGAATGGGCTGGTGGAAGAACgggacgaggtggaagggtAATCGAGAGGTGGGAGTGTGGGCGCGGGGTTGGTGGGTGAGGGAGTGTAAGAGGTAGAAGGAGCGTGATGAGCGGGCTAAAGACATGGCAGCAAAGAATAAGCCTTGATCCTCGAAGCCGTGAGAACGATGTAGCTTACCATGAGATAGGCCATGGCTTTGCTCCTGGCTTGGTTgcttcccttctttcccagAGTGATGATCTGGTACCGACAAATCAGCTCGCATTCTCCCTTGCCGGACCGCCCCGAGCACTATCATATGAgcccccccctccccccgTTTTTGAGCCAAACCCACCTTCTCAGCAAGCTTAGCAGCCTCCTTGGCTTTCGGCAAGGTCGTCTTGATCGTCTCATGATGCAACAATGCCGAAACGAGATTTCTGCAAGTCAAAGTTGAGTCAAACGGCCAAGATGTGTCgcaggaaagaagaaggatgactCACCGAAGCAGGGCGATACGATGGGCAGGCATTCTGCCCAGCTTCCTTTGGTTGATACCGTGCTTCATCGTGCTTGTGTTCTCGTTTCTGTATGTATGTGTATGACCAGTGCGAAGTCTTCTAGATGTACAAAAGTCAAAAGATCAAGTACCAGAGATGGTGGATGCATGGAAATCGGTGCCACTCGCATATTTCCGATCGGTGATTTTCGGCACTCACCCACCGTACGGGGCCTGGCTGTCTCCATCATTCCATCGACCATCATCCATAACCGCTTCACATACACACCGTCAATATACATTTGTAACACACCTCGCTACACCCTACCACTCTCCGCACACATACGCACATCGGTCCAACATGTACAGAgctctcccttcccttcg
This sequence is a window from Kwoniella newhampshirensis strain CBS 13917 chromosome 5, whole genome shotgun sequence. Protein-coding genes within it:
- a CDS encoding mitochondrial 54S ribosomal protein bL17m translates to MKHGINQRKLGRMPAHRIALLRNLVSALLHHETIKTTLPKAKEAAKLAEKIITLGKKGSNQARSKAMAYLMPAHHAPSTSYTPSPTNPAPTLPPLDYPSTSSRSSTSPFDPETFTPPTSLLPKVFKTLSKRYAARPGGYTRIHKFGRRQGDNAPHAIVCLVDGPRDLKFELLARTVGKESLEVLERKGSLEGISEGWEGLGEKTRQEVERTLRFRSAEEQAVFKAKAREYADYLQAEESAYGGLRVPVVDPQTPAYRPPSRNAPKSGRALHAGERLSGMSVANTGLGLARGALGRQSRGRREADRTPRFFGQVTEAEVIRGGVVDKGSEQAAL